A portion of the Bacteroidota bacterium genome contains these proteins:
- a CDS encoding DUF2807 domain-containing protein, with amino-acid sequence MVQVQGNGTMVSKTFQVSSFLRLHVAVKGLTELIQSDEEKVEVEMDENLAEYFSAVNSGSTLFVTTEGVLRTPVFTRAVVRIYLRQLDHLVVRCEGGDVVCPQLIHIQSPLDIKVQTEGNTELNFQTPQLKVLLQAEGNVTLKGRSGLVDIKNQSEGHLFAKDLLAKELTLKNQAQGNVEVFAEEKISISHSGQGFVHYYGPAQLMYIQQHGDGEVKHCKD; translated from the coding sequence ATGGTACAAGTACAAGGCAATGGAACGATGGTTTCCAAAACGTTTCAAGTGAGTTCCTTTTTGCGGTTGCATGTCGCTGTGAAGGGCCTGACGGAGTTGATTCAGTCCGATGAGGAGAAAGTGGAGGTGGAGATGGACGAAAATCTCGCAGAATATTTCAGCGCGGTCAACAGCGGGAGTACGTTGTTTGTGACCACGGAAGGGGTTTTGCGCACTCCAGTTTTTACCCGGGCGGTCGTGCGGATCTATTTGCGGCAACTCGATCATTTGGTCGTGCGCTGCGAAGGTGGAGACGTGGTTTGTCCGCAATTGATTCACATTCAGTCACCTTTGGATATCAAAGTCCAAACCGAAGGCAATACCGAGCTGAATTTTCAAACGCCGCAGCTCAAAGTCCTCTTGCAAGCCGAGGGTAATGTGACGTTGAAAGGCAGGAGCGGGCTCGTCGATATCAAAAACCAAAGCGAAGGCCATCTTTTTGCCAAGGACTTGCTGGCAAAGGAATTGACGCTCAAGAATCAGGCGCAAGGCAATGTGGAAGTCTTTGCCGAGGAGAAGATTTCGATCAGTCATTCCGGTCAAGGTTTTGTTCACTACTACGGTCCCGCGCAACTGATGTACATTCAACAGCATGGCGACGGCGAAGTCAAGCATTGTAAGGATTGA
- a CDS encoding DUF58 domain-containing protein, which yields MKKFFQSLYLSPRLFLALAINVELFINAYFLPPAFIFAIGALGLTVTAFLVDLAVLYRVQKGIVARRNTPEKLSNGDENEITLELENYYNFTIKTEIFDELPFQFQKRDTSFLAQVSSGALQELKYTIRPTKRGEYEFGAVKVYAKTPLGLVSRRFVFEQGKTLPVYPSYMQMRQYEIMAMSNRLQDIGVKRIRKLGHSMEFEQIRDYVVGDDLRTLNWKATARSGRYMVNQYTEEKSQPIYCMIDKGRMMKMPFKGLSLLDYAINATLVMSNIAIYKQDRAGLITFAEEMGVVLKAKRNATQMQAITEILYNQKTRYLESDFELLYTNIRRQINHRSLMLIFTNFDSLSAMHRQLPYLRRLNKDHLLVVIFFENTELQELILAPANTTEEVYLKTVAEKFAFEKRQIVRELNLHGIQSILTAPENLTVNTLNKYLELKARGVI from the coding sequence GTGAAGAAATTTTTCCAAAGCCTCTACCTGAGCCCCAGGCTGTTTCTCGCATTGGCAATCAATGTCGAATTGTTCATCAATGCCTACTTTTTGCCACCGGCATTCATCTTTGCGATCGGCGCCTTGGGCTTGACCGTGACGGCATTTTTGGTCGATCTCGCGGTGCTGTACCGCGTGCAAAAAGGCATCGTTGCGCGCCGGAATACCCCCGAAAAACTCAGCAACGGCGACGAAAACGAGATTACCCTGGAACTCGAGAACTATTACAACTTCACGATCAAAACGGAAATCTTCGACGAATTGCCCTTTCAGTTCCAGAAGCGGGACACAAGCTTCCTAGCACAGGTGAGTTCAGGGGCGTTACAGGAGCTCAAATACACCATTCGCCCGACCAAACGTGGCGAATATGAATTTGGGGCGGTGAAGGTCTATGCCAAAACGCCGCTCGGCTTGGTGAGTCGACGCTTTGTCTTCGAGCAGGGCAAAACCTTGCCGGTGTACCCGAGCTACATGCAAATGCGCCAATACGAAATCATGGCGATGAGCAACCGTTTGCAAGACATCGGTGTGAAGCGCATTCGCAAACTCGGACATAGCATGGAGTTTGAGCAAATCCGCGATTATGTGGTGGGCGACGACCTCCGGACCCTGAATTGGAAAGCGACAGCCCGTTCGGGGCGGTACATGGTGAACCAATACACCGAGGAAAAATCGCAGCCCATTTATTGCATGATCGACAAGGGCCGGATGATGAAAATGCCCTTCAAAGGCCTTAGCCTGCTGGATTATGCGATCAACGCCACCTTGGTGATGAGCAACATCGCGATTTACAAGCAGGACAGGGCGGGTTTGATCACATTCGCCGAGGAAATGGGCGTGGTGCTCAAGGCCAAACGCAATGCAACGCAGATGCAGGCCATTACGGAGATTCTCTACAACCAAAAAACGCGGTACCTGGAAAGCGACTTCGAATTGTTGTACACCAACATCCGGCGGCAGATCAATCACCGTTCGTTGATGCTGATTTTCACCAACTTCGACAGCCTATCGGCGATGCACCGGCAGCTTCCCTACCTGCGTCGACTGAACAAAGACCATTTGCTCGTGGTCATCTTTTTTGAAAACACCGAATTGCAGGAACTCATCCTCGCCCCTGCCAATACGACCGAAGAAGTCTATCTCAAAACCGTCGCCGAAAAATTCGCCTTTGAGAAGCGGCAGATCGTGCGGGAGCTGAACCTGCATGGGATCCAATCGATTTTGACCGCGCCGGAGAATTTGACGGTGAATACTTTGAATAAGTATTTGGAGTTGAAGGCGAGAGGGGTGATTTAG
- a CDS encoding AAA family ATPase, whose amino-acid sequence MIKRLVVEKLYDRFDFDLHFNEDLNLLTGRNGSGKTTLMKLMWGMLSGRIGDVAMYPSVENLLLEVTEGTLFQGTKEKELRLFGHNLLSERKFVARADLSKNAKNIGYSIGDVQQILPGRVSQYLESARCSLYFPTFRRNEGGYEFLSVPQPVGQNPLADENLANMIRAASNGPREFHVFVNYSSTIDIEFIIASIQANIANQTQKLEKEQSDFVLQLTVNVEGDERAILQAIRSKQEETNAKVAELMKPLTKLSEMIAILFKGKGVQVSGNLTLGDNLEAIHSEHLSSGEKQMLSLLAYCSICKNTIIFIDEPELSLSVDWQRLLVPMLLDIPNGNQYFMATHSPMIYALYPDKDIFLDSDKGGN is encoded by the coding sequence ATGATCAAGCGACTCGTCGTTGAGAAATTATATGATCGATTTGATTTTGATCTTCATTTCAATGAGGATTTGAATCTATTGACAGGGAGGAATGGATCTGGTAAGACGACGTTGATGAAATTGATGTGGGGGATGCTGAGCGGGAGAATTGGAGATGTAGCCATGTACCCAAGCGTCGAGAACTTATTATTGGAAGTGACCGAAGGAACACTTTTTCAAGGGACGAAAGAAAAGGAACTTCGATTATTTGGACACAACCTTCTTAGCGAGCGTAAATTTGTTGCAAGAGCTGATCTTTCGAAAAATGCCAAAAACATCGGATATTCAATCGGGGATGTCCAACAGATTCTCCCAGGGCGAGTAAGTCAATACCTTGAATCAGCAAGATGCTCACTTTATTTCCCAACTTTCCGCAGGAATGAAGGAGGCTACGAATTTCTCAGCGTCCCGCAACCAGTAGGTCAGAATCCGCTTGCAGATGAGAATTTGGCAAATATGATCCGCGCAGCAAGTAACGGGCCTCGGGAATTCCATGTATTTGTGAATTATTCTTCGACGATTGACATCGAATTTATCATTGCTTCGATACAGGCGAACATTGCAAATCAGACACAAAAACTTGAAAAGGAGCAAAGTGACTTCGTTTTGCAATTGACTGTTAATGTCGAGGGCGATGAAAGAGCAATTCTTCAAGCCATCAGGTCCAAGCAGGAAGAAACGAATGCCAAGGTGGCCGAATTGATGAAGCCGCTCACTAAGCTCTCAGAGATGATTGCGATTCTGTTCAAGGGCAAAGGCGTTCAGGTTTCGGGGAATCTCACCCTGGGCGACAATTTGGAGGCCATTCATTCTGAGCATCTCAGCTCTGGCGAAAAGCAAATGCTCAGTCTTCTTGCCTATTGTTCGATTTGCAAGAACACGATCATCTTTATCGACGAACCCGAGCTCAGCCTCAGCGTAGATTGGCAGCGGCTGTTGGTGCCGATGTTGCTTGACATTCCTAATGGGAATCAATATTTTATGGCTACGCATTCCCCCATGATTTACGCATTGTATCCTGATAAAGACATTTTCTTAGACTCAGACAAAGGAGGAAACTGA
- a CDS encoding DUF4129 domain-containing protein — protein MNSTKHMLRILGLAVLLLGITPSTKAFVAVPPPHNDYQERGFDQDKLKEYRENAKYQYHRDKPEPPKRKAKPREKRKYVDTQPVYRDSPRTDFSGALKGVFWVLIIGAAIFVLFQLLKINFKGLLKKKSDKAKVVKETEIPVEEDITKMEFEDLLQQAVDAGRYRVAVRLLYLRTLRQLTDQGLIHWKPEKTNHDYLRELTDKRLRPGFSDVTLIFEYIWYGEFPVNKDDFNLARASFIQFEQSMRQPHAV, from the coding sequence ATGAACAGTACTAAACACATGCTTCGCATTTTGGGCTTGGCGGTACTGCTATTGGGCATCACGCCAAGCACGAAGGCATTTGTGGCAGTTCCACCGCCTCATAACGACTATCAGGAGCGTGGTTTTGACCAGGACAAACTCAAGGAATACCGCGAGAATGCCAAATATCAATACCACCGCGACAAGCCTGAGCCGCCTAAAAGGAAAGCGAAGCCTCGGGAAAAACGCAAATATGTAGACACACAACCGGTCTACCGCGACAGCCCAAGGACTGACTTTTCGGGTGCATTAAAAGGTGTATTTTGGGTCCTCATCATTGGTGCAGCGATTTTTGTCCTGTTTCAATTGCTGAAAATCAACTTCAAAGGTCTCCTCAAGAAAAAATCGGACAAAGCCAAAGTGGTCAAGGAAACTGAAATTCCGGTGGAAGAGGACATCACCAAGATGGAATTTGAAGACCTGCTCCAACAGGCGGTCGATGCGGGACGGTACCGCGTAGCGGTGCGCTTGCTTTACTTGCGCACCTTGCGGCAGCTCACCGATCAAGGGCTCATCCATTGGAAACCTGAGAAAACCAACCATGACTACCTGCGTGAGTTGACCGACAAGCGTTTGCGGCCGGGTTTCAGCGACGTGACCTTGATTTTCGAGTACATCTGGTACGGCGAATTCCCCGTCAACAAAGACGACTTCAACCTCGCCCGCGCTTCTTTCATTCAGTTTGAACAATCAATGCGCCAACCACATGCGGTCTAA
- a CDS encoding DUF4350 domain-containing protein: MRSKAPYIVLAVLFVGYILLEVLGPQATNWTPSYQQDKATPFGSELVYQRLPDLFPDVEIKTVEESPTKVLKLFEKERANYIIIQEEFKTDQFEARALLDFVRRGNDVFIAANIFEGSLADSLSVGNLEQFWSIFDDLNNDPAKDDYLSFSEDYDPDQKHFPLLDNVVYNSFYTGGDEVLSTNKTERSMFIRIDMGEGSFYLHSVPLMFTNYFMVDPVNNQYISKALSFLPVQDVIWDEYFKPGKVKTDSPVGHLLEQPSLRWAWILALVGVLLFMVFESKRKQRIIPVIEPLNNTTLEFTKTVGMLYFAHGDHKDISEKKIKFLFEYIRNRWSLPTNDLGSDFREKLTAKSGVHRMEIEQLFTQIERIHKAKDVDEEALLQLSRWIDDFYAKSK; this comes from the coding sequence ATGCGGTCTAAAGCTCCCTATATCGTATTGGCCGTTTTGTTTGTCGGCTATATCCTGCTCGAGGTGCTTGGTCCGCAAGCCACGAACTGGACCCCGTCTTATCAGCAGGACAAGGCTACGCCTTTTGGCAGCGAATTGGTTTATCAGCGGCTGCCGGACCTTTTCCCCGATGTCGAAATCAAAACCGTTGAAGAAAGTCCAACCAAGGTCTTGAAGCTCTTCGAAAAAGAGCGCGCCAACTACATCATCATTCAGGAAGAATTCAAAACGGACCAATTTGAAGCCCGCGCCTTGCTTGACTTTGTGCGGCGGGGAAATGACGTTTTCATTGCTGCGAATATCTTTGAGGGTTCCCTGGCGGATTCGCTTTCCGTTGGAAATCTGGAGCAATTCTGGTCGATTTTTGACGATCTGAACAACGACCCGGCCAAGGACGACTATCTCAGCTTCTCGGAGGACTATGATCCTGACCAGAAGCACTTTCCGCTCTTGGACAATGTTGTCTACAACAGCTTTTACACGGGTGGCGACGAGGTGTTGAGCACCAACAAAACCGAACGGAGCATGTTCATCCGCATTGACATGGGCGAAGGCAGCTTCTACCTGCATTCGGTGCCGCTCATGTTTACGAATTACTTCATGGTCGATCCCGTCAACAATCAGTACATCAGCAAGGCCTTGTCCTTTTTGCCGGTGCAAGATGTGATTTGGGACGAATATTTCAAGCCGGGAAAGGTCAAAACGGATTCACCCGTCGGCCATTTGTTGGAGCAACCTTCGCTGCGTTGGGCCTGGATTCTGGCCTTGGTGGGCGTGTTGCTGTTCATGGTCTTCGAAAGCAAACGCAAGCAACGCATCATTCCGGTGATCGAGCCGCTCAACAATACGACTTTGGAGTTCACCAAGACGGTCGGCATGCTCTACTTTGCACACGGCGACCACAAAGACATCAGCGAAAAGAAAATCAAGTTTTTGTTTGAGTACATTCGCAACCGTTGGAGCCTTCCTACCAACGACCTCGGCTCTGATTTCCGTGAGAAGCTCACTGCAAAGTCAGGTGTTCACCGCATGGAAATCGAGCAATTGTTCACGCAAATTGAGCGCATTCACAAGGCAAAAGATGTCGACGAAGAAGCATTGTTGCAGCTTTCACGCTGGATTGACGACTTCTACGCCAAATCGAAATAA